A stretch of Rhodoferax potami DNA encodes these proteins:
- a CDS encoding VOC family protein codes for MKIERIHHVAYRCKDAKETVLWYQKMLHMDFVLAIAEDLVPSTKAPDPYMHVFLDAGQGNVLAFFELPTQPPMGRDPNTPVWVQHIAFKVKDRAELLEFKAHLEAQGVEVLGVTDHGMFHSIYFFDPNGHRLELSCPDPDEQAKLAQMDQVKWAMLEEWSVTKRAPKHAAFLHANEFGAKA; via the coding sequence ATGAAAATAGAACGCATCCACCACGTGGCCTACCGCTGCAAAGACGCCAAAGAAACCGTGCTCTGGTACCAGAAGATGCTGCACATGGACTTTGTGCTGGCGATTGCCGAAGACCTGGTGCCCAGCACCAAAGCGCCCGATCCCTACATGCACGTCTTTTTGGATGCAGGGCAGGGCAATGTGCTGGCTTTCTTTGAGCTGCCTACCCAACCCCCCATGGGCCGCGACCCGAATACGCCCGTCTGGGTGCAGCACATCGCCTTCAAGGTGAAAGACCGGGCTGAGCTGCTGGAGTTCAAAGCGCACCTCGAAGCCCAAGGCGTGGAAGTGTTGGGCGTGACCGACCACGGCATGTTCCACAGCATTTACTTCTTTGACCCCAACGGCCACCGACTGGAGCTGTCTTGCCCGGACCCCGACGAACAGGCCAAGCTTGCGCAAATGGACCAGGTGAAATGGGCCATGTTGGAAGAGTGGAGCGTGACCAAGCGCGCGCCCAAACACGCCGCTTTTTTGCACGCCAACGAATTTGGAGCGAAAGCATGA
- a CDS encoding Lrp/AsnC family transcriptional regulator: protein MKMIKDEDSLLDSFDISLLAALQRDSHATHQQIGEQVHLSASQVSRRVQRLQAAGIIRRYVALLEPQAIGLGVRAISYVTLTRHSGDEGLAFEREIAAFPEVLECYSVAGESDYILQIVAADLGVLSEQVLRRLTRIQGVGSIRSNIVLGRIKSSTELPLGHLKRSAA from the coding sequence ATGAAGATGATTAAAGACGAAGATTCGTTGCTTGATAGCTTTGATATCAGCCTTCTTGCTGCACTGCAGCGAGATTCGCACGCCACCCACCAGCAAATCGGGGAACAGGTGCATTTGTCGGCGTCCCAAGTCAGCCGGCGGGTGCAGCGGCTGCAGGCGGCCGGCATCATCCGGCGCTATGTGGCGCTGCTGGAGCCGCAGGCCATTGGCCTGGGCGTCCGGGCGATCAGCTACGTGACACTGACCCGGCACAGCGGTGATGAGGGTCTGGCCTTTGAGCGGGAGATTGCCGCTTTCCCCGAAGTGTTGGAGTGTTACTCGGTCGCGGGTGAGTCGGACTACATCCTGCAGATCGTGGCTGCCGATCTGGGCGTGCTCTCCGAGCAGGTGTTGCGCCGCCTGACCAGGATTCAGGGAGTCGGCAGCATCCGGTCCAATATTGTGCTGGGGCGCATCAAGAGCAGCACCGAGCTGCCCTTGGGCCACTTAAAGCGCAGCGCGGCATAA
- a CDS encoding OmpA family protein: MTHIQQGAFRRAPLVVGLALAMSSGLGLAQAPDTRGYLLDGAGSFVGSATPGQCWRNGAWTPALAVAPCDAVIMAAAPVVVPAPAPAPVEPARAAPPAAPALIPMPAQRLNFSADALFGFDQSVLGPNGTAMLDGLAVELSGSTFDAIHVRGYTDRIGSTAYNQKLSLRRATAVSDYLVSKGVAPASIQAYGEGESNPLTALADCPGGKRAALIACLQRDRRVEVDVQGTKAAVR; encoded by the coding sequence ATGACGCACATCCAACAAGGTGCATTTCGCAGGGCCCCGCTGGTCGTGGGGCTGGCACTGGCGATGTCGTCCGGGCTTGGCTTGGCGCAGGCGCCAGATACCCGGGGGTACTTGCTGGACGGGGCTGGCAGCTTCGTGGGCAGTGCCACCCCCGGTCAGTGCTGGCGCAACGGGGCGTGGACGCCCGCACTGGCAGTAGCGCCCTGCGACGCGGTCATCATGGCCGCTGCGCCGGTCGTGGTGCCGGCACCAGCGCCTGCCCCTGTAGAGCCGGCACGGGCTGCGCCGCCAGCGGCTCCGGCTTTGATTCCGATGCCGGCGCAACGCCTGAACTTTTCGGCAGACGCGCTGTTTGGTTTCGATCAATCGGTTCTCGGGCCGAATGGCACCGCCATGCTGGACGGCTTGGCCGTAGAGCTCAGTGGCAGCACGTTTGATGCTATCCACGTGCGGGGCTATACCGATCGCATTGGCAGCACGGCGTATAACCAGAAGCTGTCATTGCGCCGCGCCACTGCAGTCAGCGACTACCTGGTGAGCAAGGGCGTGGCACCTGCCAGCATTCAGGCTTATGGTGAAGGCGAGTCCAACCCGCTGACCGCCTTGGCCGATTGCCCCGGTGGAAAGCGGGCGGCTTTAATTGCCTGCCTGCAGCGGGATCGCCGGGTCGAGGTTGACGTGCAAGGCACCAAGGCCGCAGTGCGTTAA
- the hppD gene encoding 4-hydroxyphenylpyruvate dioxygenase, whose amino-acid sequence MTTTNTNGASGDLFENPMGLMGFEFVEFASPVAGVIEPVFERMGFTLVAKHRSKDVVLYRQGDINFIVNREPKSVAGYFAAEHGPSACGMAFRVKDSHHAYNRALELGAQPVELRPGPMELNLPAIKGIGGAPLYLIDRFEDGKSIYDIDFEFIAGVDRHPVGHGLKLIDHLTHNVYRGRMAFWADFYERLFNFREIRYFDIKGEYTGLTSKAMTAPDGKIRIPLNEESRQGGGQIEEYLMQFNGEGIQHIALICDDLVGTVDKLAMAGVPLMTAPNNVYYEMLEGRLPGHGQPVAELQSRGILLDGSTEGGQPRLLLQIFSQTQLGPVFFEFIQRRGDEGFGEGNFKALFESLERDQMRRGAIEVA is encoded by the coding sequence ATGACCACTACCAACACCAACGGAGCGAGCGGAGATTTGTTCGAGAACCCGATGGGCCTGATGGGTTTCGAATTTGTGGAATTCGCCTCTCCGGTAGCGGGCGTGATCGAGCCGGTGTTTGAGCGCATGGGCTTTACGCTGGTCGCCAAGCACCGCTCCAAAGACGTGGTGCTGTACCGCCAGGGCGATATCAATTTCATCGTGAACCGCGAGCCCAAGAGCGTGGCCGGTTACTTTGCCGCTGAGCATGGCCCGAGCGCCTGCGGCATGGCATTCCGCGTGAAAGACTCGCACCACGCTTACAACCGCGCGCTCGAACTGGGTGCCCAGCCGGTGGAGCTGCGCCCTGGCCCTATGGAACTGAATCTGCCCGCCATCAAAGGCATTGGCGGCGCGCCCCTGTATCTGATTGACCGGTTTGAAGACGGCAAGTCGATTTATGACATCGACTTTGAATTCATCGCGGGCGTGGACCGCCACCCGGTGGGCCATGGCTTGAAGCTGATCGACCACCTGACCCACAACGTGTACCGCGGCCGCATGGCTTTCTGGGCTGATTTTTATGAGCGCTTATTCAACTTCCGCGAGATCCGTTACTTCGACATCAAGGGCGAATACACCGGTCTGACCTCCAAGGCCATGACCGCGCCGGACGGCAAGATCCGCATTCCGCTGAACGAAGAGTCACGCCAGGGCGGCGGCCAGATCGAGGAATACCTGATGCAGTTCAACGGCGAGGGCATTCAGCACATTGCGCTGATCTGTGACGACCTGGTGGGCACCGTGGACAAGCTGGCCATGGCTGGCGTGCCCTTGATGACCGCGCCCAACAACGTGTACTACGAAATGCTGGAAGGCCGCCTGCCCGGGCACGGCCAGCCGGTGGCAGAGTTGCAGAGCCGCGGTATTTTGCTGGATGGCAGCACTGAGGGCGGACAACCGCGCCTGCTGCTGCAAATCTTTTCGCAGACTCAGCTCGGCCCGGTGTTTTTTGAGTTCATCCAGCGCCGTGGCGATGAGGGCTTTGGCGAAGGCAACTTCAAGGCCTTGTTTGAGTCACTGGAGCGCGACCAGATGCGCCGTGGCGCAATCGAAGTGGCATAA
- a CDS encoding BON domain-containing protein: MKNSMRILVTVIALASGLLSGCAVQRGQETMGAYVDDATITTQVKSRFVESKEVDAGAISVETMKGTVMLSGFAKSVLEKNSAERIARGVSGVRAVKNEVSVRP; this comes from the coding sequence ATGAAAAATTCAATGCGCATCCTTGTGACCGTTATCGCGCTGGCCTCTGGCCTCTTGTCAGGTTGCGCAGTGCAGCGGGGGCAGGAAACGATGGGCGCCTATGTGGATGACGCCACGATCACCACCCAGGTGAAGAGCCGCTTTGTCGAAAGCAAGGAAGTGGACGCCGGCGCCATCAGCGTAGAGACCATGAAGGGCACCGTGATGCTCTCCGGCTTTGCGAAAAGCGTTCTTGAAAAGAACTCGGCAGAGCGCATTGCACGGGGTGTGAGCGGGGTTCGGGCGGTGAAAAACGAAGTGTCGGTGCGTCCTTGA